One Sphingomonas sp. SUN039 genomic window carries:
- a CDS encoding ribonuclease D, whose product MTVHCHEEDLPAGVLAPGPVAVDTETMGLHPGRDRLCVVQISDGQGDEHLVRFGAGSDFAAPNLRAVLADPARLKLYHFGRFDLASIEAYLGIVAAPAYCTKIASRLVRTYTDRHGLKEIVRELLGMELSKAQQSSDWGSPVLTDAQKEYAASDVRYLHRLRDELDVRLAREGRAEIAQACFDFLPHRARLDLIGWPEIDIFAHV is encoded by the coding sequence TTGACCGTCCATTGCCATGAAGAAGACCTGCCCGCCGGTGTGCTCGCACCGGGGCCCGTGGCGGTCGATACCGAGACAATGGGCCTGCACCCGGGCCGCGACCGGCTGTGCGTCGTCCAGATTTCGGACGGGCAGGGCGACGAGCATCTCGTGCGCTTCGGTGCGGGCAGCGATTTCGCCGCACCCAATCTGCGCGCTGTCCTGGCCGACCCGGCGCGGCTCAAGCTCTATCATTTCGGGCGCTTCGATCTGGCGTCGATCGAGGCCTATCTCGGCATCGTGGCCGCGCCCGCCTATTGCACCAAGATCGCCTCGCGGCTGGTGCGGACCTATACCGACCGGCACGGCCTGAAAGAGATCGTCCGCGAATTGCTGGGCATGGAATTGTCGAAGGCGCAGCAGTCGTCCGACTGGGGATCGCCGGTGCTGACCGACGCACAAAAGGAATATGCCGCGTCCGATGTGCGCTATCTCCACCGGCTGCGCGACGAACTCGACGTGCGACTGGCGCGCGAAGGGCGCGCCGAAATCGCGCAGGCCTGTTTCGATTTTCTCCCCCACCGCGCCCGGCTCGACCTGATCGGCTGGCCCGAAATCGACATTTTCGCCCATGTCTGA
- a CDS encoding LPS export ABC transporter periplasmic protein LptC codes for MSEAASLERDQRMRWARPGSSHDRNVRVARVALPAFVGALAAILAIAPLTQRAEVSFVLSKDRVAMAKERLRVTQAQYRGQDDKGQGFTLNAGSAVQATSKVPVVQLGNLSAELASATGPSTIVAPQARYNLDSEKLDVNGPLTYSSADGYKLSTSNVGADLNTRQLSSASPVTGQMPLGNFSAGNIRADLGSRTVTLGGRARLHIVQGAIRAR; via the coding sequence ATGTCTGAAGCCGCCAGCCTCGAACGCGACCAGCGAATGCGCTGGGCACGTCCCGGCAGCAGCCACGACCGCAATGTGCGCGTCGCCCGCGTGGCGCTGCCCGCCTTTGTCGGGGCACTTGCCGCGATCCTTGCGATTGCGCCATTGACCCAGCGGGCCGAAGTGAGCTTCGTCCTGTCGAAAGACCGCGTCGCGATGGCCAAGGAACGGCTGCGGGTGACACAGGCGCAATATCGCGGGCAGGACGACAAGGGGCAGGGCTTTACCCTGAATGCCGGATCGGCAGTGCAGGCGACGTCGAAAGTGCCCGTCGTCCAGCTCGGCAATCTGTCGGCCGAACTGGCGAGCGCGACCGGACCCTCGACCATCGTCGCCCCGCAGGCGCGCTACAATCTCGATTCGGAAAAGCTCGATGTAAACGGGCCGCTGACCTATTCCTCCGCAGACGGATATAAATTGTCGACCAGCAACGTCGGGGCGGACCTCAACACCCGCCAGCTGTCGAGCGCGTCGCCGGTCACGGGCCAGATGCCGCTCGGCAATTTCAGCGCCGGCAATATCCGCGCCGATCTGGGATCGCGGACAGTGACGCTGGGCGGTCGTGCGCGCTTGCATATTGTGCAAGGCGCGATCAGAGCGCGGTGA
- a CDS encoding cold-shock protein: MSFDKGRRGDRGGRGRDKFGDDNFGGGGSSYGGGAGGGDRFGGGGGGGYNSGGGYGGGGGGGGGFRSGGGGGGFSGGGGAPRGGMPAQVVGEGTGVVKFFNAQKGFGFVVRDDGAEDVFVHISAVEQAGLAGLAEGQPLGFTLVDRGGRISATELKIDGEPMPVTDRGPPRDRDAGPRPAGGGYGGGGGGGGPQRELTGEKATGTVKFFNAMKGFGFIQRDDGQPDAFVHISAVERAGMSTLNEGDKLSFELEVDRRGKHAAVNLNPGE, encoded by the coding sequence ATGAGTTTCGACAAGGGACGCCGCGGCGATCGCGGCGGGCGCGGACGCGATAAGTTCGGTGATGATAATTTCGGCGGCGGTGGCAGCAGCTACGGCGGCGGGGCAGGCGGCGGTGATCGTTTCGGCGGTGGCGGCGGTGGCGGCTATAACAGTGGCGGCGGTTACGGCGGCGGCGGCGGCGGCGGTGGCGGGTTCCGCAGCGGCGGCGGTGGCGGCGGGTTCAGTGGCGGCGGCGGCGCACCGCGCGGCGGGATGCCTGCCCAGGTCGTCGGCGAAGGCACCGGAGTCGTCAAATTCTTCAACGCGCAAAAGGGCTTCGGCTTTGTCGTGCGTGACGATGGGGCCGAGGACGTGTTCGTCCACATCTCCGCTGTCGAACAGGCGGGCCTTGCCGGGCTGGCCGAGGGTCAGCCGCTCGGCTTCACGCTCGTCGATCGGGGCGGGCGCATTTCGGCGACCGAGCTCAAGATCGACGGCGAACCGATGCCGGTCACCGACCGTGGCCCGCCGCGCGACCGCGATGCGGGTCCGCGTCCGGCGGGCGGCGGCTATGGCGGCGGTGGCGGCGGCGGTGGTCCGCAGCGCGAACTGACCGGCGAAAAGGCGACCGGCACGGTCAAGTTCTTCAACGCGATGAAAGGCTTCGGCTTCATCCAGCGCGACGACGGACAGCCCGATGCCTTCGTCCATATATCGGCGGTCGAGCGCGCGGGGATGAGCACGCTCAACGAAGGCGACAAATTGTCGTTCGAACTCGAAGTCGATCGCCGCGGCAAGCATGCCGCAGTGAATCTAAACCCGGGCGAATGA
- the lptB gene encoding LPS export ABC transporter ATP-binding protein has product MSDADTLERPTDGLNHGTGGAGLEVVSIAKSYDRRVVLSDVSLSVGPGEVLGLLGPNGAGKTTCFYSIMGLVKPDSGRVTLDGTEITGLPMYRRAVMGLGYLPQETSIFRGMTVAQNIMSVLELAEPDKAVRAARLDKLLGEFHLDGLRDSMATALSGGERRRCEIARALAADPSIMLLDEPFAGIDPISIADIRALIVDLKSRGIGVLITDHNVRETLDICDRACIIYDGRVLFAGTPQALVADENVRRLYLGESFSL; this is encoded by the coding sequence ATGTCCGACGCTGACACTCTTGAGCGGCCCACAGACGGCCTGAACCACGGTACCGGCGGCGCGGGGCTCGAAGTCGTGTCGATTGCCAAATCCTACGACCGCCGCGTCGTCCTGTCGGACGTGTCGCTGTCGGTCGGCCCCGGCGAGGTGCTGGGTCTGCTCGGCCCCAATGGCGCGGGCAAGACGACGTGTTTCTATTCGATCATGGGGCTGGTGAAGCCCGATTCGGGTCGCGTCACGCTCGACGGGACGGAGATCACCGGCCTGCCGATGTATCGCCGCGCGGTGATGGGCCTCGGCTATTTGCCGCAGGAAACCTCGATCTTTCGCGGCATGACGGTCGCGCAGAACATCATGTCGGTGCTTGAACTTGCCGAGCCCGACAAGGCGGTGCGTGCGGCGAGGCTCGACAAATTGCTCGGCGAATTCCACCTCGACGGTTTGCGCGATTCGATGGCGACGGCGCTTTCCGGGGGCGAGCGGCGGCGCTGCGAGATTGCCCGGGCGCTGGCGGCGGACCCCTCGATCATGCTGCTCGACGAACCGTTCGCGGGAATCGACCCGATCTCGATTGCCGACATCCGCGCATTGATCGTCGATCTGAAATCGCGCGGCATCGGGGTGCTGATCACCGATCACAATGTCCGCGAGACGCTCGATATCTGCGACCGCGCCTGCATCATCTATGACGGTCGCGTCCTGTTTGCGGGTACGCCACAAGCGCTGGTCGCCGACGAGAACGTGCGTCGCCTGTATCTGGGCGAGAGTTTCTCGCTCTAG
- a CDS encoding LptA/OstA family protein: MSKALLALALLVATPASAQGIKNHNSNAPVDFEADRIEVQDRADRAVLAGNVKVRQGGLALDAARLTVAYTGAITSGNPTVQRLDASGGVVVRSASETASGEFASYDLNRRLITMIGGVTLNQGSNVLRGGRLVIDLASGRSIVDGRSSGGTPGVTGGTGGRVTGRFSVPQRNN; the protein is encoded by the coding sequence ATGTCGAAAGCCTTGCTCGCGCTTGCCCTGCTGGTCGCAACTCCTGCCTCGGCGCAGGGGATCAAGAACCATAATTCGAACGCGCCGGTCGATTTCGAGGCCGACCGCATCGAAGTGCAGGACCGCGCCGACCGCGCGGTGCTCGCCGGGAATGTGAAGGTGCGCCAGGGCGGTCTCGCGCTCGACGCCGCGCGGCTGACAGTCGCCTATACCGGCGCGATCACCTCGGGGAACCCGACCGTGCAGCGTCTCGATGCCTCGGGCGGCGTCGTCGTGCGGAGCGCGAGCGAAACCGCGAGCGGCGAATTCGCGAGCTACGACCTCAACCGCCGCCTGATTACGATGATCGGCGGGGTGACGCTCAACCAGGGATCGAACGTCCTGCGCGGCGGACGGCTGGTCATCGATCTGGCCAGCGGTCGCTCGATCGTCGACGGGCGGTCGTCGGGCGGCACCCCGGGCGTGACCGGTGGCACCGGCGGGCGGGTCACCGGTCGCTTCAGCGTTCCCCAGCGCAACAACTGA
- a CDS encoding ligase-associated DNA damage response DEXH box helicase — protein sequence MTAAMSADLPAILEDWFAAKGWAPRRHQFDMLAAARAGRHALLVAPTGSGKTLSGFLPTLVELVEAPREGLHTLYISPLKALAVDIRRNLLTPIEEMGLDITVETRTGDTPSDRKKRQRERPPHILLTTPESLSLLLSYPDSLLMFRELKTVVIDEVHAFATGKRGDLLSLCMARLSAINPSLRRVALSATVADPDLYRAWLSPGGDIDAVTLVRGEAGAEPKIGILLPQGRVPWAGHSGRYAAPQVMEQIAAHQTTLIFCNTRALAELIFQDLWKANEKQLPIGIHHGSLDIEARRRVEAAMGDGRLRALVCTSSLDLGVDWGSVDCVIQMGAPKGSSRLLQRIGRANHRLDEPSEAMIVPGNRFEYLEARAALDAVEAGELDADVFRSGALDVLAQHLMACACAAPFDEGAMLAEVQAALPYSALAPELFASVLDFIATGGYSLRAYDRFRRLVKGPDGMWRITHPRVMQQHRMNAGIIVEAAMLTVRFKNGRKLGRVEEGFAASLSVKDTFFFSGLSLEVERIDTEDVIVRATSRPARIPSYGGARMPLSTRLAERVRQLLHDSGEWGRFPPDVREWLEMQALRSRLPTPGELLVETFPRDGKHYMVAYPFEGWNAHQSLGMLLTSRMERRGLKPLGFVANDYALATYALEPVTDPRPLFSADILRDEFDDWVQGSHLLKRAFREVAVIGGLVERQHPGKRKTGKQVTFSTDLIYDVLRRYEPDHLLLKAAWEDARAKMTDVGRLTALLDRAEGTILHVDVPRVTPLAVPVLVMIGRESVPQGTADDALLVEADALAREAMSK from the coding sequence ATGACGGCGGCGATGTCCGCTGATTTGCCTGCAATTCTGGAAGACTGGTTCGCGGCCAAGGGCTGGGCCCCGCGGCGGCACCAGTTCGACATGCTGGCGGCGGCGCGCGCCGGGCGACATGCGCTGCTGGTCGCGCCGACGGGATCGGGCAAGACGCTGTCGGGGTTTTTGCCGACTTTGGTCGAGTTGGTGGAAGCGCCGCGCGAAGGCCTCCACACGCTCTACATCTCGCCGCTCAAGGCGCTGGCGGTCGATATCCGGCGCAACCTGCTGACCCCGATCGAGGAGATGGGCCTCGATATCACGGTCGAGACGCGCACCGGCGATACGCCGTCCGACCGCAAGAAGAGGCAGCGGGAGCGCCCGCCGCATATCCTGCTGACGACACCCGAATCGCTCAGCCTGTTGCTGAGCTATCCCGATTCGCTGCTGATGTTCCGCGAACTCAAGACCGTCGTGATCGACGAGGTGCACGCGTTCGCGACCGGCAAGCGCGGCGACCTGCTCAGCCTGTGCATGGCGCGGCTGTCCGCAATCAATCCCTCACTGCGCCGTGTCGCTTTGTCGGCGACGGTGGCCGATCCGGACTTGTACCGCGCCTGGCTGTCGCCGGGGGGCGATATCGATGCGGTCACGCTGGTGCGTGGCGAAGCGGGGGCGGAGCCGAAGATCGGCATCTTGTTGCCACAGGGCCGCGTCCCCTGGGCCGGGCATTCAGGCCGCTATGCCGCGCCACAGGTCATGGAGCAGATCGCGGCGCACCAGACCACGCTGATCTTCTGCAACACGCGCGCGCTTGCCGAACTGATCTTTCAGGATTTGTGGAAGGCGAACGAGAAACAGCTGCCCATTGGTATCCACCACGGGTCATTGGACATCGAGGCGCGGCGGCGGGTGGAGGCGGCGATGGGTGACGGGCGGTTGCGCGCTTTGGTGTGCACGTCGAGTCTGGACTTGGGTGTCGATTGGGGCAGCGTCGATTGCGTGATCCAGATGGGCGCGCCCAAGGGATCGTCGCGGCTGCTCCAGCGCATCGGGCGGGCGAACCACCGGCTGGATGAGCCGTCGGAAGCGATGATCGTGCCGGGTAACCGCTTCGAATATCTGGAGGCGCGGGCGGCACTCGATGCGGTCGAGGCGGGCGAACTGGACGCGGATGTTTTCCGCAGCGGGGCGCTCGATGTGCTGGCACAGCATCTGATGGCCTGTGCCTGCGCCGCGCCGTTCGACGAGGGCGCGATGCTGGCCGAGGTGCAGGCGGCGCTGCCGTATAGCGCGCTCGCCCCCGAGCTTTTTGCCAGCGTGCTCGATTTCATTGCGACCGGCGGCTATTCGCTGCGGGCCTATGACCGGTTCCGGCGGCTGGTAAAGGGGCCGGATGGCATGTGGCGGATCACCCACCCGCGCGTGATGCAGCAGCACCGGATGAATGCGGGGATCATTGTCGAGGCGGCGATGCTGACCGTGCGGTTCAAGAACGGGCGCAAGCTGGGGCGGGTCGAGGAGGGGTTCGCGGCGAGCCTGTCGGTCAAGGATACGTTCTTTTTCTCGGGGCTAAGCCTGGAGGTCGAACGGATCGATACCGAGGATGTCATCGTCCGCGCGACCAGCCGTCCTGCACGCATCCCGAGCTATGGCGGCGCGCGGATGCCGCTGTCGACGCGGCTGGCCGAACGTGTGCGGCAATTGTTGCACGACTCAGGGGAATGGGGCCGGTTTCCGCCCGATGTCCGCGAATGGCTCGAGATGCAGGCGCTGCGCTCGCGGCTGCCGACACCCGGCGAGTTGCTGGTCGAGACGTTTCCGCGCGACGGCAAGCATTATATGGTCGCCTATCCGTTCGAGGGGTGGAACGCGCACCAGTCGCTGGGGATGCTGCTGACCAGCCGGATGGAGCGGCGCGGACTGAAGCCGCTGGGGTTTGTGGCGAATGACTATGCGCTGGCGACCTATGCGCTGGAACCTGTCACCGATCCGCGCCCGTTGTTTTCTGCTGACATCCTGCGCGACGAATTCGACGACTGGGTGCAGGGATCGCATCTGCTGAAGCGGGCGTTTCGCGAGGTAGCGGTGATCGGCGGGCTGGTCGAGCGGCAGCATCCGGGCAAGCGCAAGACCGGCAAGCAGGTGACGTTTTCGACCGACCTGATCTACGACGTGCTGCGCCGCTACGAGCCCGACCATTTGCTGTTGAAGGCAGCGTGGGAAGATGCGCGGGCGAAGATGACCGATGTCGGGCGGCTGACCGCGCTACTCGACCGGGCCGAGGGGACGATCCTGCACGTTGACGTGCCGCGCGTCACGCCGCTGGCGGTGCCGGTGCTGGTAATGATCGGGCGCGAAAGCGTGCCGCAGGGGACAGCCGACGATGCGCTGCTGGTCGAGGCGGATGCGCTCGCGAGAGAAGCTATGTCGAAGTGA